The following nucleotide sequence is from Nitrosopumilus adriaticus.
GAAAATCTCCCACTTGAAACAAAACCTAATGGTTTCAAACCATCTGACTTTTCAGGAAAAATTAATCCAGAAATAATTTCAGGATTTGAGCACATCAGAGACAATCTTGATAAAATAAAAATTCTTGATTCCCGCTCAACTGGCGAATATGATGGAAGTATTATGCGAGCTGCTCAATCAGGACATATTCCAAATGCAATCAATATTGATTGGAATCAAAATATCAATGATGATGGGACTTTCAAAAATGATGAACAATTATCCAAAATGTATGATTTTCCAAAAGACACTGAAATTGTTACTTATTGTCAAGGCGCATATAGGGCTGCCAATTCCTTTCTGGCTTTGAAGAAACTAGGTTTTCAAAATGTCAAAGTCTATCTTGGCTCTTGGGGAGAATGGGGAAATAAACTTGAACTACCAGTTGAAAAATAACTCTCTACTTAACTAGAAATCGTATGAATTGAATGTCTCAAAATTTTACATATACATAATCCAAAAATCTAATTTGAAGAAAAGACATGAAAAAAATTCTCTATGTGGTGATTCCAGTTATTGTATTTTCAATAATATTTGTAAATGCATTTTTTGGTCACTTAATTTTCTTATCAGAAACCCAGCAGGTTATGAACAAATATTCTGTATATGTTCATCTGCTATCCGATTGGCAAAGTGATTCAAAGAATATTGTTTTTGAGGTATCAAACTCTTGGCACAAATCAGACAAAAGAAATGATGTAAATCATGTGTTTGATGCAGAATCCAAAGAATACAATACAAATCAACTTCAAGAAATCAACGGTAAATCTTTTGTTGAATTAAAACATGAATTTAGTGAATGTCAAGAAGAATGGCAACCCATGCTCTATAGAAAAGCAGTGGATACTGTTAGACATGAAATTGAATATGTGCAAGGAAAACAGCTAAGTACAGATCCTGATATCTCGGTATATCCAAATATTGAAAATAGAAATTATGACAATTTAGAACAACAATCAAAAATTAAAAATGGCTATGCACAATTTTTCCCTATTTGCACATCTAAAGAAACTACATCATATGATTATAGTGTAAAAACAGACAACAAAGATTTGGGCTTTGATGTGTATTTTGTTTCATCATCTACACAACGTGAAAACTTTACTTCTTCTGAGTTTGACTATTACATCGATTCAGGCTGCTTTGGACAAAACAAACAAAGCTATAGCGGCTCATGCAAAAATATCCAAAAAGATAGTGGATTATTAATTATATTCCCTGATGAACTCAAACCATGGATTACAAAAGTTACAGTAAATCTTTATGAAGTCAACTAGGTGATTTTTTAATTTATTTTCTTTTCCAGATAAATTGATTGTAAATTAATTCTGGTCTGATCTGTCTGAATGGCTCAGAACCTCCAACATACCATTTTGTAAAGAATTCGTACAGGTGCAATCTGAGTGACTGAATATACACAATTAATCCTTCAATCATCATAATTCCCAAGTTACCTCCAATAATCATTGCCATTGCTGCACCTGAACTTGCACCACCTAAGGATGCAAATGCATTATTTACTGTCAGCAGTAAAGCGGCATGTACCAGTAGCATAATTCCAAGTCGTGCATAACTAATTGTATGTGCTAAACTTTCAACTGTTTTTCCTAAGAGTACTTCCATTATCACACTTGCAGGATCTGCCCCGTCTTCTGGATGCTTCTTTGCATGCATTACTCCGCCAACCATCATCATTACCATTGATGCGATAACAATTACAACTGCGATTCTTGTCACAACCCAAACCTGTGCCCAATCACCAAGAAATACTGTTACCCAAGGGACTGCTTCTGTGTGCACTTTGGAATACATGTTCATTACATCATATTGTGATCCAATTGCACACATCATAATGACTACAATTCCTCCATAGAGTGTGATGTTTGGAATTGCTTCAGTAAATGCTACTAATTTATGACCTTCTTTAATTGATCTGATTACTCTCAAAACCATTGCCCAAACTAAATGAACGATTCCGATGAATAATGAAACTTTGAGAATATTGATTACTTGTTCAAATGTTAACTCTGCAACACTAAGAATACCTACTATCCAACTAAGTGGATATAAAATTCCCCCCTCTTTTAATAAATCTCCTATAGGACTGAATACTTGAATATGATAACCAAACACCTCTCCTGCACCTATTCCGGCAATTGCAGATGCAGCACCAGAGATTGCAATTAGCATACCCCATCTTGATACCTCTCCTTGTCCCTTTAACTTGAACAATAATCCTAATGCCATTAGCAATAACCCGTGACCAGTATCTGCAAACATAATTCCATAGAAAATTGGCCACATTAGGGCAATCATTGGGGTAGGATCTGGCTCCCCTGCCTTTGGAATGCCTTGACTTTTTGTAATAACTTCAAAAGTTTTAACGAATTTTTTATTATCAAATAGTGTGGGGATCTCTTCTTTTAATTTAGGATCTGTAATGTCTTCTACTATAGACATCCATTGCTTTGTTGACTTTGTAAACTCCGCTTCCATTTTTTGTGGGATGAATCCTTGAATTACTGCAAAGTTTTTAGTTCCACCTGGTTTTCTCAAAGTCTCAAGAACATCTTTTGCAACCAGTGCTTTTTCATGTAATGATAGAATGTCCCTTCTTGATTTCTTTGCAATTTTTCCCAATTCTTTTTTAATTGATGAAAGTTTTTCTGTTAGTTCCTTTACTTTTGATTCTGCAAGATTATATGCCTCACTGGGAATCTGTGGAAATCCTTCTGGAATTTTAAATGTAGTAGAGTTGAAACTTCTTAAAACTTTTAGAACTTTATCGTAATCTTGATTATCTGAGATAACTAAAATTGCAGATTTTTCTTTATTTTCTAAATCATACTTGTAAATTGTAACACCTTCAAGGGAACGACTAATCTCATCAAAATCTGCAGAATTTATGACAAACAAGTTAGTGAAAAAGTATTTCATCAAACCAAATCCGGAAAGATCAATGTTCATCTTTCTGATAATTTCTAAAGTATCTTTGAGTGCATTATATTCCTCAATGGAGCGTCGAGTGCTTGCAGCATCTTCTAATAATTTGGCAGGTTTTTCAATAACTGAAGGAGCCTCTTTTTTTATCTGCTCTATCATCTCTTCAATTTCATCAATCTCAAAATCTTTTTTCTTGATTACAGTGCCTTTGAATAATATCTCCATAATTCCCACAGTCAGCGGAATTCCCATGTTTTTTACCACATCATCAATTGATTGAAAAATCTGCTGTGCTTTTAGTAACAAATCGTCAATTTCAGGAGTTACCAAATCACTAGGAGAATCAATTTTGTGATACCATTCAAACTCGGTTAATCTTGAAATTGCTTTTGGGGATTCATTTCTCGGTAAAATTATAGTTCCAAGTTTTAGATCGGCTGTTCCCAAGACAAAATTTGGGTACTTTCATTGAGTTTAATATCTTTCTGATTTGCTTCCCAAACATTAAAATCCATTATGGGTAAACTGCATCCATTGACGTCTAATTTTGCATTAGAAACTACTATTGACAAAATTCTCACTAATACTGAAAAAGATATACTTTCTAACATTAAATCATCTCTGGCTGAATCCCAACAAAAATTAGAAGATTCACTCCCAAAATTAGAGACAGAATATGACAAAATTATTTCAGATGGCAAAAAAGAGGCAGATAAGATAGAAAAACAGATCCTTGGAAGTGCCGATATTGAGGTCAGAAATAAACAACTTTTAGCACTTGAAGAGGCAGTAGATAGAGTCTTTGGTAAAGCCCTTGAGCAAATTACAAATGCAGATA
It contains:
- a CDS encoding sulfurtransferase, giving the protein MLISTTDLNSILDDPNLIIADTRSFKEYSEGHIPGAVHLDLFAFHWIDTTKQGIENFNNQTQNLLSFLGVTREKKVIFYDSISGMLAARGVWMLMYFSHENTSMLDGGITKWKKENLPLETKPNGFKPSDFSGKINPEIISGFEHIRDNLDKIKILDSRSTGEYDGSIMRAAQSGHIPNAINIDWNQNINDDGTFKNDEQLSKMYDFPKDTEIVTYCQGAYRAANSFLALKKLGFQNVKVYLGSWGEWGNKLELPVEK
- a CDS encoding V-type ATP synthase subunit E, which codes for MGKLHPLTSNFALETTIDKILTNTEKDILSNIKSSLAESQQKLEDSLPKLETEYDKIISDGKKEADKIEKQILGSADIEVRNKQLLALEEAVDRVFGKALEQITNADRSGDYSNLIKSLIEESTQILGTSEVMVFTNAKDKDIVQSTLSQFPGSQLSPDVIDCIGGIIVKSKDGAMTFDSTIDARIDRLKPLIRKDVAAKFGVGN
- a CDS encoding V-type ATP synthase subunit I, which encodes MGTADLKLGTIILPRNESPKAISRLTEFEWYHKIDSPSDLVTPEIDDLLLKAQQIFQSIDDVVKNMGIPLTVGIMEILFKGTVIKKKDFEIDEIEEMIEQIKKEAPSVIEKPAKLLEDAASTRRSIEEYNALKDTLEIIRKMNIDLSGFGLMKYFFTNLFVINSADFDEISRSLEGVTIYKYDLENKEKSAILVISDNQDYDKVLKVLRSFNSTTFKIPEGFPQIPSEAYNLAESKVKELTEKLSSIKKELGKIAKKSRRDILSLHEKALVAKDVLETLRKPGGTKNFAVIQGFIPQKMEAEFTKSTKQWMSIVEDITDPKLKEEIPTLFDNKKFVKTFEVITKSQGIPKAGEPDPTPMIALMWPIFYGIMFADTGHGLLLMALGLLFKLKGQGEVSRWGMLIAISGAASAIAGIGAGEVFGYHIQVFSPIGDLLKEGGILYPLSWIVGILSVAELTFEQVINILKVSLFIGIVHLVWAMVLRVIRSIKEGHKLVAFTEAIPNITLYGGIVVIMMCAIGSQYDVMNMYSKVHTEAVPWVTVFLGDWAQVWVVTRIAVVIVIASMVMMMVGGVMHAKKHPEDGADPASVIMEVLLGKTVESLAHTISYARLGIMLLVHAALLLTVNNAFASLGGASSGAAMAMIIGGNLGIMMIEGLIVYIQSLRLHLYEFFTKWYVGGSEPFRQIRPELIYNQFIWKRK